A part of Cannabis sativa cultivar Pink pepper isolate KNU-18-1 chromosome 6, ASM2916894v1, whole genome shotgun sequence genomic DNA contains:
- the LOC115725537 gene encoding uncharacterized protein LOC115725537 isoform X1 has translation MPSMEILKSISGIKLPVSHPEINESLCSNFAFDYSAGLVALRAENYCVQLYSLLEDREVSEIQVCERNHQPVDEVTMGVTRVAISKDGSTVCTSDVKLPEDGIGSLVCLKFWESDTLNKNFSLSTIVYEPHRDAGVSSVAFHPSRRMAVSTSNGGDFKIWVSHDEIKKNGETVKNSGWMCHSVGSYKKKPMTAAAFSADGSVLAVAAETVITLWDPEHNVLVAVLGEIQKPIRSLSFAGKSDYLVSVSEGSQPQLSVCSMSKLSVSWSYKLQVEDVACAVDASMFAVLVVSKSCNNETTVLKGRDGVILLFNVTDPLPVATWSVRKAKGGGLGFIQANNQTKNIFKAGKPSSQELLVYVDGDHEFVVFDPQSSETHELSLTGQQNLATIEETVEQLGYASVYGELPEFELKSKDDELWEATAPSRPSERPWESIFSGSSHDLPPLTKLCSPFLESLLERRTTTSTTAIVE, from the exons ATGCCTTCAATGGAAATCTTGAAGTCTATATCAGGGATCAAG CTTCCCGTCTCACATCCCGAGATAAATGAGAGTTTATGTAGCAATTTTGCATTTGATTACTCTGCTGGATTGGTTGCATTAAGAGCAGAGAACTATTGCGTTCAATTGTACAGCTTGCTTGAAGACCGTGAAGTTTCTGAG ATTCAAGTCTgtgagagaaatcatcaacctGTAGATGAAGTGACT ATGGGAGTAACTCGAGTGGCTATTTCCAAAGATGGTTCTACAGTGTGTACTTCTGATGTTAAGCTTCCTGAAGATGGAATCGGGAGTCTTGTTTGTCTTAAGTTTTGGGAATCTGATACATTGAATAAAAATTTTAGCTTGTCCACAATCGTTTATGAACCTCACAG GGATGCTGGTGTCTCTTCAGTTGCTTTCCATCCTAGTCGCCGAATGGCTGTTAGCACATCAAATGGTGGCGACTTCAAG ATATGGGTTTCTCATGATGAGATTAAGAAGAATGGTGAGACAGTTAAGAATTCTGGTTGGATGTGCCACTCTGTGGGTTCCTACAA AAAGAAGCCAATGACAGCTGCTGCATTTTCTGCTGATGGCTCTGTTTTGGCGGTTGCAGCAGAAACTGTTATCACATTATGGGACCCTGAACACAATGTCCTTGTTGCTGTACTCGGAGAAATTCAGAAG CCAATTAGGTCTCTATCGTTTGCTGGAAAATCAGACTATCTTGTGAGTGTGTCCGAAGGTTCACAACCACAGCTGTCAGTATGTAGTATGTCGAAACTCTCTGTATCCTGGTCATACAAGCTTCAAGTAGAAG aTGTAGCTTGTGCTGTTGATGCATCAATGTTTGCAGTTCTTGTTGTTAGTAAATCGTGTAATAATGAGACAACAGTACTTAAAGGAAGAGATGGGGTAATCTTATTATTCAATGTCACAGATCCACTTCCTGTGGCTACTTGGTCTGTAAGGAAG GCCAAGGGGGGAGGACTTGGTTTTATTCAAGCAAataatcaaactaaaaatatattcaaaGCAGGCAAGCCATCATCTCAAGAGTTGCTTGTGTATGTAGATGGTGATCACGAATTTGTTGTATTTGACCCGCAGAGTAGCGAAACACATGAACTTAGCCTAACTGGACAACAAAACCTTGCTACCATTGAGGAAACAG TAGAACAACTTGGATATGCATCTGTGTATGGTGAGCTACCCGAGTTTGAGTTGAAGAGCAAGGATGATGAGTTGTGGGAAGCAACAGCTCCTTCGAGACCCTCGGAGAGACCGTGGGAGAgtatattcagtggatcaagtCATGATCTTCCACCCCTCACTAAATTATGTTCACCTTTTTTGGAGTCCTTGCTGGAAAGGAGGACTACTACTTCTACTACTGCCATTGTTGAATGA
- the LOC133038990 gene encoding NAC transcription factor 29-like — protein METMTSVPGVIFSPNDQELLQFYLTNKNLNPHLLPLNHIQQLHSINDFHPDELTALYPPINQNEWYFYYPNNSNNNNKKRSTRKAKGGTWHGNATKKKIFDEQNNEIGVKRTLDFKDLNKTLTYWKMTEYQLTQSNHPQQCNWMLCKIYKMKSKELKNKIENEYKEQNAKRQKLMEPNNEQGYQKEAVTEEAVRTENEVVAEEQEPTLNEPICQNRIVAATQDIDEPKPKSKKQPPKNSRYDVVLKGFYDRPSIRSKTTRTFR, from the exons ATGGAGACTATGACTTCTGTTCCTGGGGTCATATTTTCCCCAAATGATCAAGAGCttcttcaattttatttgaCTAATAAGAATTTGAACCCTCATTTACTCCCACTTAATCACATTCAACAACTTCATTCGATTAATGACTTTCATCCAGATGAGTTAACAGCCTTATATCCGCCCATCAACCAAAATGAGTGGTACTTTTATTATcccaataatagtaataataataataaaaagaggtCGACTCGAAAAGCTAAAGGTGGAACATGGCATGGAAATGCAACAAAGAAGAAAATATTTGATGAACAAAACAACGAAATAGGTGTTAAAAGGACTTTGGATTTTAAAGAcctaaataaaacacttacTTATTGGAAAATGACTGAGTATCAATTGACTCAATCTAATCACCCACAG CAATGCAATTGGATGTTATGCAAGATTTATAAAATGAAATCAAAGGAATTGAAGAATAAAATCGAAAACGAGTATAAAGAGCAAAACGCAAAAAGACAGAAATTAATGGAACCAAATAATGAACAAGGATATCAAAAGGAGGCCGTGACAGAAGAAGCAGTACGAACAGAGAATGAGGTTGTCGCAGAAGAACAAGAGCCAACCCTTAATGAGCCAATCTGTCAAAATAGGATCGTTGCAGCGACGCAAGACATTGATGAGCCAAAGCCGAAATCGAAAAAGCAACCGCCAAAGAATTCTCGTTATGATGTAGTATTGAAGGGTTTTTATGACCGACCATCAATTCGAAGCAAGACAACAAGAACATTCCGCTGA
- the LOC133038704 gene encoding replication protein A 32 kDa subunit B-like — translation MYGSQFDGNAAFSGGGFMPSQSVQNPDSSFSPAKNRDVQALLPVTVKQISTAFVPGSEKSEFVIDGVDVNNVKLVGIVSSKVGRITDVTFVLDDGTGRIDCNKEENG, via the exons ATGTACGGCAGCCAATTCGATGGTAACGCCGCCTTCTCCGGCGGCGGATTCATGCCTTCTCAGTCCGTTCAAAATCCCGACTCTTCATTCTCTCCCGCCAAG AATCGTGATGTTCAAGCTTTGCTTCCCGTGACAGTGAAGCAGATAAGCACTGCATTTGTTCCAGGAAGTGAAAAATCAGAATTTGTTATTGATGGTGTGGATGTCAACAAC gtCAAGCTAGTGGGAATTGTGAGTAGCAAGGTTGGAAGGATTACTGATGTCACTTTTGTGCTTGATGATGGGACTGGACGTATTGATTGTAACAAGGAGGAGAATGGCtag
- the LOC115725537 gene encoding uncharacterized protein LOC115725537 isoform X2, which translates to MPSMEILKSISGIKLPVSHPEINESLCSNFAFDYSAGLVALRAENYCVQLYSLLEDREVSEIQVCERNHQPVDEVTMGVTRVAISKDGSTVCTSDVKLPEDGIGSLVCLKFWESDTLNKNFSLSTIVYEPHRDAGVSSVAFHPSRRMAVSTSNGGDFKIWVSHDEIKKNGETVKNSGWMCHSVGSYKKKPMTAAAFSADGSVLAVAAETVITLWDPEHNVLVAVLGEIQKPIRSLSFAGKSDYLVSVSEGSQPQLSVCSMSKLSVSWSYKLQVEDVACAVDASMFAVLVVSKSCNNETTVLKGRDGVILLFNVTDPLPVATWSVRKAKGGGLGFIQANNQTKNIFKAGKPSSQELLVYVDGDHEFVVFDPQSSETHELSLTGQQNLATIEETEQLGYASVYGELPEFELKSKDDELWEATAPSRPSERPWESIFSGSSHDLPPLTKLCSPFLESLLERRTTTSTTAIVE; encoded by the exons ATGCCTTCAATGGAAATCTTGAAGTCTATATCAGGGATCAAG CTTCCCGTCTCACATCCCGAGATAAATGAGAGTTTATGTAGCAATTTTGCATTTGATTACTCTGCTGGATTGGTTGCATTAAGAGCAGAGAACTATTGCGTTCAATTGTACAGCTTGCTTGAAGACCGTGAAGTTTCTGAG ATTCAAGTCTgtgagagaaatcatcaacctGTAGATGAAGTGACT ATGGGAGTAACTCGAGTGGCTATTTCCAAAGATGGTTCTACAGTGTGTACTTCTGATGTTAAGCTTCCTGAAGATGGAATCGGGAGTCTTGTTTGTCTTAAGTTTTGGGAATCTGATACATTGAATAAAAATTTTAGCTTGTCCACAATCGTTTATGAACCTCACAG GGATGCTGGTGTCTCTTCAGTTGCTTTCCATCCTAGTCGCCGAATGGCTGTTAGCACATCAAATGGTGGCGACTTCAAG ATATGGGTTTCTCATGATGAGATTAAGAAGAATGGTGAGACAGTTAAGAATTCTGGTTGGATGTGCCACTCTGTGGGTTCCTACAA AAAGAAGCCAATGACAGCTGCTGCATTTTCTGCTGATGGCTCTGTTTTGGCGGTTGCAGCAGAAACTGTTATCACATTATGGGACCCTGAACACAATGTCCTTGTTGCTGTACTCGGAGAAATTCAGAAG CCAATTAGGTCTCTATCGTTTGCTGGAAAATCAGACTATCTTGTGAGTGTGTCCGAAGGTTCACAACCACAGCTGTCAGTATGTAGTATGTCGAAACTCTCTGTATCCTGGTCATACAAGCTTCAAGTAGAAG aTGTAGCTTGTGCTGTTGATGCATCAATGTTTGCAGTTCTTGTTGTTAGTAAATCGTGTAATAATGAGACAACAGTACTTAAAGGAAGAGATGGGGTAATCTTATTATTCAATGTCACAGATCCACTTCCTGTGGCTACTTGGTCTGTAAGGAAG GCCAAGGGGGGAGGACTTGGTTTTATTCAAGCAAataatcaaactaaaaatatattcaaaGCAGGCAAGCCATCATCTCAAGAGTTGCTTGTGTATGTAGATGGTGATCACGAATTTGTTGTATTTGACCCGCAGAGTAGCGAAACACATGAACTTAGCCTAACTGGACAACAAAACCTTGCTACCATTGAGGAAACAG AACAACTTGGATATGCATCTGTGTATGGTGAGCTACCCGAGTTTGAGTTGAAGAGCAAGGATGATGAGTTGTGGGAAGCAACAGCTCCTTCGAGACCCTCGGAGAGACCGTGGGAGAgtatattcagtggatcaagtCATGATCTTCCACCCCTCACTAAATTATGTTCACCTTTTTTGGAGTCCTTGCTGGAAAGGAGGACTACTACTTCTACTACTGCCATTGTTGAATGA